A region of uncultured Carboxylicivirga sp. DNA encodes the following proteins:
- a CDS encoding deoxynucleoside kinase, producing the protein MNKLNKKYLVIEGNIGTGKSTLAKMISKDVDARLVLETFADNPFLPKFYDDQERYAFPLELSFLAERYKQLKKDFDTGDLFHEMTIADYHFFKSLIFAAKTLPEDEYRLYRQIFDIIYSMTPIPDLYIYLHRPIDILLKQIEKRGRIYEKSINGEYLKNLQDGYFQFFKEHPELPVLVVNLEDLNFETDEQVYNTLINLIGNDYQKGITRINLMTLLG; encoded by the coding sequence ATGAATAAGCTGAATAAAAAATACCTGGTAATAGAAGGTAATATTGGAACCGGCAAATCAACTCTTGCTAAAATGATTAGTAAAGATGTTGATGCACGTCTTGTTCTGGAAACCTTTGCTGATAATCCATTTTTACCAAAATTTTACGATGATCAGGAACGTTATGCCTTTCCGTTGGAGCTATCTTTTCTGGCTGAAAGATATAAACAGCTAAAAAAGGACTTCGATACCGGAGATTTATTTCATGAAATGACCATTGCTGATTATCACTTTTTTAAATCTTTAATTTTTGCGGCGAAAACATTACCTGAAGATGAATACAGATTATACCGTCAGATATTTGATATAATCTATAGCATGACGCCTATTCCTGATTTGTATATTTATTTGCATCGCCCTATCGATATCTTACTCAAGCAGATTGAAAAACGCGGTCGTATTTATGAAAAAAGCATAAATGGTGAGTATTTAAAAAACCTACAGGATGGTTATTTTCAATTCTTTAAAGAACATCCTGAACTTCCTGTATTAGTAGTTAACCTGGAAGATTTGAATTTCGAGACAGACGAACAAGTTTATAACACACTCATCAATCTCATAGGGAATGATTATCAAAAAGGAATAACCCGCATTAACTTAATGACATTATTAGGTTAA
- a CDS encoding DUF2851 family protein — MNEDFLHFIWQNKLFHPQNIKTKDGQKLEVIHPGIKNTDSGPDFFNAKIKLDNTLWAGNVEIHIDETDWFNHGHQNDDAYNNVVLHVVNKFGKTTFTQSGREVPAWEMILSDQLMENYQKLFFNSRWIACEDNLSSLEPTILSQWLDRILIERLEEKSELILQLLSTFKNDWDQIFFILLSRSFGFGINGLPFEMMAKQTPLKILLKHSDNITQIEALLFGQAGFLYLSKSEDDYTKILKKEYDFLSSKYQLKATEPHIWKFAKLRPSNFPTVRLAQLAKLIYQLKGSFETLISNVESKSFIKLLNIQASGYWNNHYQLGKTSEQEKVKHLGKTSAQRILYNTIYPYLFVYFDKNNYQQKKENLLELLYKQRPEKNSILSNWEKRGIEIDNEAQAQALIFLKNHYCNHKKCLNCRIGHKVLSKR; from the coding sequence ATGAATGAAGATTTTCTGCACTTTATCTGGCAAAACAAGCTCTTTCATCCACAAAATATAAAGACAAAAGATGGCCAGAAACTGGAAGTAATTCATCCCGGGATCAAAAACACCGATTCCGGGCCCGATTTTTTTAATGCCAAAATAAAACTTGACAACACATTATGGGCTGGTAATGTCGAAATTCATATTGACGAAACTGATTGGTTCAATCATGGTCACCAAAACGATGATGCTTATAATAATGTTGTATTGCATGTAGTCAACAAGTTTGGAAAAACGACCTTCACTCAATCAGGCAGAGAAGTTCCTGCATGGGAAATGATACTGTCGGATCAGTTAATGGAAAATTATCAAAAACTCTTCTTTAATAGCAGATGGATTGCTTGTGAAGACAATCTTTCATCGCTTGAGCCAACTATTTTATCACAATGGTTAGATCGAATTCTGATTGAACGATTAGAAGAAAAAAGTGAGTTAATCTTACAACTTTTGTCAACATTTAAAAATGACTGGGACCAGATATTTTTCATTCTGCTTTCGCGAAGTTTTGGGTTTGGGATTAATGGTCTTCCTTTTGAAATGATGGCAAAACAAACTCCTTTAAAAATTTTACTGAAGCATTCTGATAACATTACACAAATAGAAGCCTTATTATTTGGTCAGGCTGGTTTTTTATATTTATCTAAATCTGAAGATGACTATACCAAAATACTTAAAAAAGAATATGACTTTCTTTCCAGTAAGTACCAGCTCAAGGCAACTGAACCTCATATATGGAAATTTGCAAAGTTAAGACCTTCAAATTTTCCGACTGTAAGATTGGCACAGCTTGCCAAGTTAATCTATCAGCTAAAAGGATCGTTTGAAACCTTAATTTCTAATGTGGAATCAAAGTCTTTTATAAAACTTCTAAACATACAAGCCTCGGGCTACTGGAACAATCATTATCAACTAGGTAAAACAAGTGAACAAGAAAAAGTCAAACATCTGGGAAAAACCTCTGCTCAGCGAATCTTATACAATACCATTTACCCCTATTTATTCGTCTATTTTGATAAAAACAATTATCAACAGAAAAAAGAAAATTTATTAGAATTACTTTATAAACAAAGACCTGAAAAAAACTCAATTTTATCAAACTGGGAAAAAAGAGGCATAGAAATCGACAATGAAGCACAAGCTCAGGCATTGATTTTTCTGAAAAACCACTACTGTAATCATAAAAAGTGCTTAAATTGCCGCATCGGACATAAAGTATTAAGCAAAAGGTGA
- the rpsO gene encoding 30S ribosomal protein S15, whose product MYLTAEKKQEIFEKYGKSNTDTGSPESQIALFSFRISHLTEHLKSNRKDYSTEHALKKLVGKRRSLLDYLKKNDIERYRAIIAELGIRK is encoded by the coding sequence ATGTACTTGACAGCAGAAAAGAAGCAAGAGATCTTCGAGAAGTACGGAAAATCGAATACTGACACTGGTTCTCCAGAAAGCCAGATAGCATTATTTTCTTTCCGTATCTCGCATTTGACTGAGCACTTAAAGTCAAATCGTAAAGATTATAGCACAGAGCATGCTTTGAAAAAATTAGTAGGTAAGCGTCGTAGCTTATTAGACTACTTAAAGAAAAATGATATCGAAAGATATCGTGCCATCATTGCAGAACTTGGAATTCGTAAGTAA
- a CDS encoding potassium channel protein encodes MKKQTSLYHETIRALLISAGLLVLTISAGSAGFALLEGYRLLDAIYMTVITMATVGFSEVVPLSDTGKIFTIFLIIFSLGIFGYVITQITRVIFEGVLHQSYKAYQLRKKIIKLEDHIIVCGYGRNGYQACVELAEHGEQFVIIEKRDHVVTRILEDPENLYVQGDASSEEVLDAAQIRKAKALITALPNDADNMFVVLTASEMNPTLKIISRASDFRSDTKLRRAGATNVIMPDRIGGQRMAKLVTQPDVVEFVEYILLQRSKDVQLKEISCSKLAVANYKKTIRELKLREKSGANLVGIKTGEGAYIFNPSPDIEITPADKLFVLGTPGQLTKFELLLNDTEHIESSTVDRLL; translated from the coding sequence GTGAAAAAACAAACATCCTTATATCACGAAACTATCAGAGCCCTGCTCATATCAGCCGGGCTTCTTGTTTTAACCATTTCGGCAGGTTCTGCCGGTTTTGCTTTACTCGAAGGATATCGACTATTAGATGCTATCTACATGACAGTCATCACAATGGCCACAGTTGGATTCAGTGAAGTTGTTCCTTTGTCGGATACGGGTAAGATTTTTACCATTTTTCTTATTATTTTTAGCTTAGGAATTTTCGGTTACGTCATCACCCAAATAACCCGTGTTATTTTCGAAGGCGTTTTACATCAATCATATAAAGCGTACCAGTTGAGAAAGAAAATAATAAAATTAGAAGATCATATTATAGTATGCGGATACGGTAGAAATGGATACCAGGCCTGTGTGGAACTGGCTGAACATGGGGAGCAATTTGTGATTATCGAGAAACGAGATCATGTGGTAACGCGAATACTGGAAGATCCTGAAAATTTATATGTTCAGGGAGATGCCAGTTCTGAAGAAGTGCTGGATGCTGCACAAATAAGAAAAGCCAAAGCTTTAATTACAGCATTACCAAACGATGCAGATAACATGTTTGTGGTTCTTACAGCCAGTGAAATGAATCCGACATTAAAAATCATCAGCCGTGCAAGTGACTTCAGATCAGACACAAAACTTCGACGTGCCGGTGCTACCAATGTTATTATGCCCGATCGTATTGGAGGTCAACGCATGGCCAAGCTGGTAACACAACCAGACGTGGTTGAATTTGTGGAATATATTCTTTTACAAAGATCAAAAGATGTTCAATTGAAAGAAATCAGTTGTTCTAAATTAGCTGTAGCCAATTACAAAAAAACGATAAGGGAATTAAAGTTACGAGAAAAATCAGGAGCTAACTTAGTTGGTATTAAAACAGGTGAAGGAGCATATATTTTTAATCCCTCACCAGATATTGAAATCACTCCTGCTGATAAACTTTTTGTTTTAGGTACGCCAGGACAATTAACCAAGTTTGAGCTATTATTAAATGATACCGAACATATCGAAAGTAGTACAGTTGATAGATTGCTTTAG
- a CDS encoding prolyl oligopeptidase family serine peptidase, with protein sequence MKHLNLISLFALLLLFSCETTQKQFNYPDTPKGDVDDNYFGTDVADPYRWLEDDRSEETAQWVKAENQVTFSYLESIPFREKIKNRLTEIWNYPRRSAPWKEGGMYFFSKNDGLQNQSVYYMQQTLNDEPVLFMDPNKLSEDGTVALANFSVSDDGKYLGYGTSTGGSDWREFYVKDIATGEKLNDHLQWIKFSGISWYKDGFFYSRYPTPKEGDELKGQNSNSKIYYHKVGTTQDEDQLIYEDTEHPNWGFYAGVTDDEKYMIISVTESTSGNALYFKGLETSDSEINKVIETFDKDYNVIDHYDGSLWVMTNDEAPKYKVIKIDVNKPGKENWTDLIPEDDKNVLQSISVVGGKIFANYQQDAHSIVKVYSMNGEYLYDVELPSIGTVSGFSGKKEDNITFYTFSSYTYPSVIYKYDTENNTSELYHKTEIDFAIDQYETKQIFYESKDGTQIPMFIVHKKGLELNGNNPTWLYGYGGFNVSLNPRFDIRRLVWLENGGVFAVANLRGGGEYGEEWHKAGTLMNKQNVFDDFIAAGHYLVEQGYTNPDLLAAQGGSNGGLLIGAVINQAPELFRVAYPQVGVMDMFRYQKFTIGRYWATDYGTSEDNKEMFEYLYKYSPVHNIDGNLNYPSVMVTTADHDDRVVPAHSFKYIATLQNAYKGNRPVLIRIETDAGHGAGKPTSKTIEEWTDLYTFAFDQMSINPVY encoded by the coding sequence ATGAAACATCTGAATTTAATCAGCTTGTTCGCATTGCTATTGTTGTTCTCATGCGAAACTACTCAAAAACAATTCAACTATCCTGATACCCCAAAAGGAGATGTTGATGACAATTATTTTGGTACGGATGTAGCAGATCCCTATCGCTGGCTGGAAGATGATCGTTCTGAAGAAACAGCCCAATGGGTTAAGGCAGAAAATCAGGTTACTTTCTCTTATCTTGAATCCATCCCTTTCAGAGAGAAAATAAAAAACCGTCTCACTGAAATATGGAATTATCCACGTCGTTCTGCTCCCTGGAAAGAAGGTGGTATGTATTTCTTCTCAAAAAACGACGGATTACAGAATCAGAGTGTTTATTATATGCAACAGACACTTAACGATGAACCTGTTCTTTTTATGGATCCGAATAAATTATCAGAAGATGGCACTGTTGCTCTTGCCAATTTCTCTGTGTCTGATGATGGAAAATATCTTGGATATGGAACATCAACAGGAGGCTCCGACTGGCGCGAATTCTATGTAAAAGATATAGCTACAGGTGAAAAACTAAATGATCATCTTCAATGGATAAAATTCTCCGGTATATCATGGTATAAAGATGGTTTCTTTTATAGTAGGTATCCTACTCCTAAAGAAGGAGATGAATTAAAAGGTCAAAACAGTAACAGTAAAATCTACTACCATAAAGTTGGTACAACTCAAGATGAAGATCAATTGATATACGAAGACACCGAACATCCAAATTGGGGCTTTTACGCAGGTGTTACAGATGATGAGAAATACATGATCATCAGCGTAACAGAATCAACCAGTGGCAATGCTCTATACTTTAAAGGCCTTGAAACTTCGGACAGTGAAATTAATAAGGTGATTGAAACTTTTGACAAAGACTACAATGTCATCGATCATTATGATGGATCACTTTGGGTTATGACCAACGATGAGGCTCCAAAATACAAAGTCATTAAGATTGATGTCAACAAACCAGGTAAAGAAAACTGGACCGATCTCATTCCGGAAGATGACAAAAATGTATTACAAAGCATTTCTGTAGTTGGTGGTAAAATATTTGCCAATTACCAACAAGATGCCCATTCAATAGTAAAGGTTTACTCAATGAATGGTGAATATCTCTATGATGTTGAATTACCTTCAATTGGAACAGTAAGCGGATTCTCTGGCAAAAAAGAAGACAATATCACTTTTTATACCTTCTCATCCTACACTTATCCTTCTGTTATCTATAAATATGATACTGAAAATAATACTTCTGAGCTGTATCATAAAACAGAGATAGATTTTGCTATTGATCAGTACGAGACGAAACAGATTTTTTATGAAAGTAAAGATGGTACACAAATTCCAATGTTTATTGTACACAAAAAAGGGTTGGAATTAAACGGTAATAATCCGACTTGGTTATATGGTTACGGAGGTTTTAATGTAAGCCTTAATCCGCGTTTCGATATACGTCGTTTAGTATGGTTAGAAAATGGTGGTGTTTTTGCTGTAGCCAATTTACGCGGAGGTGGTGAATATGGAGAAGAATGGCATAAAGCCGGTACTCTTATGAACAAACAAAATGTTTTTGATGACTTTATCGCCGCAGGTCATTATTTGGTGGAACAAGGATATACCAATCCTGATTTGCTGGCTGCCCAAGGTGGATCAAACGGTGGTTTGTTAATTGGAGCAGTTATCAACCAGGCTCCTGAATTATTCAGAGTTGCTTATCCTCAGGTGGGTGTAATGGATATGTTTCGTTATCAAAAATTCACCATCGGAAGATATTGGGCCACCGATTATGGAACCAGCGAGGATAATAAAGAGATGTTTGAATATTTATATAAATATTCTCCGGTACATAATATAGATGGTAATCTGAATTATCCATCAGTGATGGTTACAACAGCTGATCATGATGACAGAGTGGTTCCGGCACACTCTTTTAAATACATCGCTACTTTACAGAATGCTTATAAAGGTAATCGACCTGTTCTTATTCGTATTGAAACTGATGCCGGACATGGTGCTGGTAAACCTACCTCAAAAACGATTGAAGAATGGACAGACTTATATACCTTTGCATTTGATCAAATGAGTATAAATCCGGTCTATTAA
- a CDS encoding tetratricopeptide repeat protein, translating to MKKGAPEVKYTVTPEVLEAHAGKVDVEIKVQIPEKYFDKKVALEATPVLVYEGGETAFPSYKLQGESVEGNEKVISYTNGGSFTYTNSVEYNDNMKVSDLVVRIKATKGGSTSEFDDYKIADGVIATATLVADQGAQAAIGADNFQRIIPEEKLADIYFLIQQASIRGTELRKEEIAALKDFIKEAQAAENKEFKGVQISAYASPDGPTDLNTSLASKREKVAKDYLSRELKKAKVDGAKEADFFTLKNTPEDWEGFKALMEKSDIQDKELILRVLSMYSDPEVREREIKNMSETFKVVADEILPKLRRSKMSVNVDVIGKSDAEISELAASTPAELNIEELLYAATLTEDVDAQLAIYKAAADKYPKCWRAANNIGVTLYAKGDLAGAKSAFEKANSIKGGVAEVNNNLGVIALREGDLAKAEEFFGAAAGAGAELDNNLGIVAIHKGEYDNAIRYFGNSTSCNAALAKILAKNYDAALSTINANTMEVGFKYYLKAIVGARTGQNDLMFDALRKATELDGKFKEYAVKDLEFAKFFEDATFKSIVQ from the coding sequence ATGAAAAAAGGCGCACCTGAAGTTAAGTATACCGTAACTCCTGAAGTTTTGGAAGCTCATGCAGGTAAAGTTGATGTTGAAATTAAAGTTCAGATTCCTGAAAAATATTTCGACAAGAAGGTAGCATTAGAAGCTACTCCTGTTTTGGTCTATGAAGGTGGCGAAACTGCTTTCCCATCTTATAAACTCCAAGGAGAAAGCGTTGAAGGTAACGAAAAAGTTATCTCTTACACAAATGGTGGTTCTTTCACTTACACCAACTCTGTTGAGTATAACGACAACATGAAAGTTTCTGACCTTGTTGTTCGTATCAAAGCTACTAAAGGTGGAAGCACTTCAGAATTTGATGATTACAAAATTGCTGACGGTGTTATTGCTACTGCTACTTTGGTTGCTGACCAGGGAGCTCAGGCTGCTATCGGTGCTGACAACTTCCAACGTATTATTCCTGAAGAAAAATTGGCTGACATCTATTTCTTGATTCAACAAGCCAGCATTCGTGGAACAGAATTACGTAAAGAAGAAATCGCTGCATTGAAAGACTTCATCAAAGAAGCTCAGGCTGCTGAAAACAAAGAATTCAAAGGCGTACAAATTTCTGCTTATGCTTCTCCTGACGGACCAACTGACTTAAACACAAGCTTAGCTTCTAAGCGTGAAAAAGTTGCTAAAGATTACTTGTCACGTGAATTGAAAAAAGCAAAAGTTGACGGTGCTAAAGAAGCTGACTTCTTTACATTAAAAAATACTCCAGAAGACTGGGAAGGCTTTAAAGCTTTAATGGAAAAATCAGACATCCAGGATAAAGAATTAATCTTGCGCGTTCTTTCTATGTACAGCGATCCTGAAGTACGTGAGCGTGAAATCAAGAACATGTCTGAAACTTTCAAAGTAGTTGCTGACGAAATTCTTCCTAAACTTCGTCGTTCTAAAATGTCTGTTAACGTTGACGTTATCGGTAAATCAGATGCAGAAATTTCTGAACTAGCTGCAAGCACTCCTGCTGAATTAAATATTGAAGAGTTGCTTTACGCTGCTACTTTAACTGAAGACGTTGATGCACAACTAGCAATTTACAAAGCTGCTGCTGATAAATATCCTAAATGTTGGAGAGCTGCTAACAACATTGGAGTTACTCTTTATGCTAAAGGTGACTTAGCTGGTGCTAAATCTGCTTTCGAAAAAGCGAACAGCATTAAAGGCGGTGTTGCTGAAGTAAACAACAACTTAGGAGTTATCGCTCTTCGCGAAGGTGACTTAGCTAAAGCTGAAGAGTTCTTCGGAGCTGCTGCTGGTGCTGGTGCTGAGCTTGATAACAACTTAGGTATTGTTGCTATCCATAAAGGTGAATATGACAATGCTATCCGTTACTTTGGTAACAGCACAAGCTGCAACGCTGCTTTAGCTAAAATTTTAGCTAAAAACTACGATGCTGCTTTGTCAACTATCAATGCTAACACAATGGAAGTTGGTTTCAAATATTACTTAAAAGCTATCGTAGGTGCCAGAACAGGTCAAAACGACTTAATGTTTGATGCATTACGTAAGGCTACTGAGTTGGATGGTAAATTCAAAGAATATGCAGTGAAAGATCTTGAATTCGCTAAATTCTTCGAAGATGCTACATTCAAATCAATTGTACAGTAA
- a CDS encoding polyribonucleotide nucleotidyltransferase, protein MIKPFEKVIELGDGRTITIETGKLAKQADGSVVVKMGNTYLLAAVTSAKDAKPDVDFMPLTVEYKEKYAAVGRFPGGFQKREARPSDYEILVSRLIDRALRPLFPEDYHADTFVTVNLISGDAEVAPDALAGLAASAALAVSDIPFHGPISEVRVGRINGEMKINPTVSEMKNSDMDIIVAATMDNIMMVEGEMDEISEAELLEGMKVAHDAIRVQCQAQIEMMEALGKTVKREYCHEENDEELREKVWKATYDKAYAVAKSANPNKHERIEAFEAICDEFIAENYTEEDEIPTGLIKKYYHDVEKEAVRKVVLDEKVRLDGRKTDEIRHIWSEIDYLPGPHGSAIFTRGETQSLTTVTLGTKMDEKLIDDVMTQGYDRFLLHYNFPPFSTGDARPARGISRREIGHGNLAFRALKGMIPTDYAYTVRIVSDILESNGSSSMATVCAGTLALMDAGIPIKKPVSGIAMGLITDTKSGKFAVLSDILGDEDHLGDMDFKVTGTRDGITATQMDIKVDGLSYEILEQALNQAKAGRMHILDKIAETITEPREDYKPHAPRIVAFNIPKDMIGSVIGPGGKIIQEIQATTETVITIEEIGNLGKVAISASNKDSIDAAVARVKAIVAVPEVGEVYKGKVKSIVPFGAFVEILPGKDGLLHISEIEWKRLEKVEDALKEGQEVEVKLIEIDQRSGKLKLSRKALLPRPERKPKAE, encoded by the coding sequence ATGATTAAACCATTTGAAAAAGTTATTGAACTAGGTGATGGCAGAACAATTACCATTGAAACTGGTAAATTAGCTAAACAAGCAGACGGCTCGGTAGTCGTTAAAATGGGAAATACCTATTTATTGGCGGCAGTTACTTCTGCTAAAGATGCAAAACCCGATGTGGATTTTATGCCGCTAACAGTTGAATACAAAGAAAAATACGCTGCTGTTGGACGTTTCCCTGGAGGTTTCCAGAAAAGAGAAGCTCGTCCGTCAGATTATGAAATATTAGTATCTCGTTTGATCGACCGTGCATTACGTCCTCTTTTCCCTGAGGATTATCATGCTGATACTTTTGTTACCGTTAATTTAATTTCGGGTGATGCAGAAGTGGCTCCAGATGCATTGGCAGGTTTGGCTGCTTCAGCGGCATTAGCTGTTTCTGATATTCCGTTCCACGGACCAATCTCTGAAGTACGCGTTGGCCGTATTAACGGTGAAATGAAAATCAATCCAACTGTATCTGAAATGAAAAATTCAGATATGGACATCATCGTTGCAGCTACCATGGATAACATCATGATGGTAGAAGGTGAGATGGATGAAATCTCTGAAGCTGAATTGTTGGAAGGCATGAAAGTGGCTCACGACGCTATCCGAGTACAATGCCAGGCTCAGATCGAAATGATGGAAGCTTTAGGCAAAACCGTTAAGCGTGAATACTGTCACGAAGAAAATGACGAAGAGTTACGCGAAAAAGTTTGGAAAGCAACTTATGATAAAGCTTACGCTGTAGCCAAATCAGCTAATCCAAATAAACACGAGCGTATTGAAGCTTTCGAAGCTATCTGTGATGAATTTATTGCAGAGAACTATACCGAAGAAGATGAAATCCCAACAGGATTAATCAAAAAATACTATCACGACGTTGAAAAAGAAGCTGTTCGTAAGGTAGTACTTGATGAGAAAGTTCGTTTGGACGGACGTAAAACAGACGAAATCAGACATATATGGAGTGAAATCGACTATTTACCAGGTCCTCATGGATCAGCTATTTTCACACGCGGAGAAACTCAATCGTTAACTACCGTTACGTTGGGTACTAAAATGGATGAGAAATTGATTGATGATGTAATGACACAGGGCTATGATCGCTTCTTGTTACATTACAACTTCCCTCCTTTCTCAACCGGAGATGCTCGTCCTGCTCGTGGCATCAGCCGTCGCGAAATCGGTCATGGTAACCTTGCATTCCGTGCATTAAAAGGAATGATTCCAACCGACTATGCATACACTGTACGTATTGTTTCTGATATTCTTGAGTCAAACGGTTCATCTTCAATGGCAACTGTTTGTGCCGGAACATTGGCATTAATGGATGCAGGTATTCCTATTAAAAAACCGGTTTCGGGTATTGCAATGGGATTGATTACAGATACCAAATCAGGTAAGTTTGCTGTTTTATCTGATATCTTAGGCGACGAAGATCACTTAGGAGATATGGACTTCAAAGTAACCGGAACAAGAGACGGTATCACAGCCACTCAGATGGATATTAAAGTTGATGGTCTTTCATACGAAATTCTTGAACAAGCATTAAACCAGGCAAAAGCTGGTCGTATGCACATTCTGGATAAAATTGCTGAAACCATCACTGAACCACGTGAAGATTACAAACCACATGCTCCTAGAATCGTTGCTTTCAATATTCCTAAGGATATGATTGGTTCAGTTATCGGACCTGGTGGTAAGATTATTCAGGAGATTCAGGCTACAACTGAAACTGTAATTACCATTGAAGAGATTGGTAATCTTGGTAAGGTTGCTATTTCTGCAAGCAACAAAGATTCTATCGATGCTGCTGTTGCCCGAGTGAAAGCTATCGTAGCTGTACCTGAAGTTGGAGAAGTTTACAAAGGAAAAGTAAAATCAATTGTTCCTTTCGGAGCTTTTGTTGAAATTCTTCCTGGAAAAGATGGTTTACTTCACATTTCTGAAATTGAATGGAAGCGTCTTGAAAAAGTAGAAGATGCTTTGAAAGAAGGTCAGGAAGTTGAAGTTAAACTAATCGAAATTGATCAACGTTCAGGTAAACTAAAGCTATCAAGAAAAGCTCTTTTACCACGCCCAGAGCGTAAACCAAAAGCTGAATAA
- a CDS encoding RNA methyltransferase, with translation MRKLKNIELNRLSVEEYKKADKLPVVVVLDNIRSLNNVGSVFRTSDALKVSKIMLCGITATPPHNDIHKTALGAEDAVDWEYYEDTLEAINKLKDEGFMICSIEQVENSVSLPDFNAEIGKKYALILGNEVKGVQQQVVDASDVCIEIPQYGTKHSFNVSVTTGIVLWEFFRKIELE, from the coding sequence ATGAGAAAATTAAAGAATATAGAGCTTAACAGACTAAGTGTAGAAGAGTATAAAAAGGCCGATAAATTGCCGGTAGTCGTGGTGTTGGATAATATCAGAAGTCTTAATAACGTAGGATCAGTTTTTAGAACTTCTGATGCTTTGAAAGTGAGTAAGATTATGTTATGTGGTATTACGGCAACTCCGCCTCATAACGATATCCATAAAACAGCTCTGGGCGCAGAAGATGCCGTTGATTGGGAATATTATGAAGATACACTAGAAGCAATCAATAAATTAAAAGACGAAGGTTTTATGATCTGCAGTATTGAACAGGTTGAAAACAGTGTTTCATTGCCTGATTTTAATGCAGAGATTGGCAAAAAATATGCTTTGATACTTGGAAATGAAGTGAAGGGAGTGCAACAACAAGTTGTCGATGCCAGTGATGTTTGTATTGAAATTCCTCAATATGGAACAAAACACTCTTTTAATGTTTCGGTAACTACAGGTATTGTTTTGTGGGAATTCTTTCGCAAGATAGAACTAGAATAA